From the genome of Sediminibacter sp. Hel_I_10:
GGATTCCAAAAATTGAAAGAAATATGCAGCGCGATAGAGAGGTGAATGCGCAACTAGAGACTCTTGGATTTACAGTGTTTCGGTTTTGGGAATCTGAAGTTAAAACCAATCTCAAAACGTGCATCAACGATGTAATGGTATATTTACAAACAGGCGATTATAATTGAGCTGTCATCGTTGAGTCAAATGTTAAATCTGTAATAACTATGGCCTATAATCGCTGAAATTTGCTTTAATTAAGAAAACTTGAAAACTAAAAAAATGAAATTAACAAACACATTATATATTGGTATGGCACTCGCTCTTGTTGCCTGCGGAAGTTCTGAAAAAGTGATTACAGCAGATGGCTCTGTTTACGAAATTAAAGGAAATGTTATTACTAATAAAGGTCAAGATGTTAGTGAAACACTTACCGAAGATGAAAAGAAAGATATCCGAGAGCTTGTAGAGAAGCAACAAGATGCTAAAAAACAGGCTGAAAAATTACAGAAAGAGTTAGAGAAAAAGCAAAGTGATTTAGAGAAAGCACAAAAAGAAGCCCAGAAAAAAAGGGATGAGCTCATTGAAAAGCAAGAAACGTTACAACGTCAACTTAAAGAAAAAGCTGAGGCCCGTGAAAATTATCTGGAAGCCAAAAAAGAACTTGTAGACCAAAAAGAAAAATATGAGCGTCTAAAAAAGAAAGGGAAACTTTCACCAAATGATGAGGAAAAGTGGCAAGAGCGATTTACCGAATTGAACGAGGACATTGAAAAAACCAAGAAAAAAATGGACGCTCTCAATAAATAACAGACGCTTATCAGTATGGCCCAAACCTTAAACGTTGCAGTTGTTCAAACGCATTTATTTTGGGAAAATCCCGAGCAAAATCGTATCAACTTGCTTGAAAAACTAAATCAAATTTCTTCGGAAATTGACTTAATTGTACTCCCAGAGATGTTCAATTCTGGCTTTACAATGAATGCAAAATCGGTTGCCGAAACCATGGATGGCGAAACCGTGTCATGGATGATTGCTCTTGCTAAAGAAAAACAGGCCGCCATTACGGGGAGTTTGGTCATTAAAGCGTCAGACGATTTTTTCAACAGACTCCTTTTTGTGTATCCCGATGGCACCATATTAAAATATGATAAAAAACACACCTTCACTTTAGCGGGAGAGCAAAACGTCTATTCCGCAGGAAAAGAGCGTTTATTGGTAGATTATAAAGGTTGGAAAATTTGCCCGTTGGTATGTTATGATTTGCGTTTTCCGGTATGGTCTAGAAATGATACAGATTATGACCTATTGCTCTATGTCGCCAATTGGCCAAAGGTTCGAATCTCGGCATGGGACACTCTTTTAAAAGCGCGAGCTATTGAAAACATGACTTATTGTATTGGTGTAAATCGGGTAGGTTTAGATGGCAATGGCCATGAATATTCAGGACATTCTGCAGCTTATGATGTGCTTGGTAATAGATTAGATACCGCCTTAGTCACTAAAGACGCTATAGAGATAGTTACTTTAGATAAATCGCATATTGAGAAGTATCGCCATAAATTGGGATTTTTAAATGATAGGGACGACTTTATTTTAAAGTAAAATCGATAATGGGGTCCCAATTGGCTCGGGCATCAATGGGCTCAGGATAGTAACTAATGTGCTCTGGCTGTGTACTCTTTAAGAAATTACCAGTATCCCACTTCTCATTGCCATTGGCATCAAAAATAATCCGCAAATAATAGGCTCCAGGAGCGAGATTTCTAAAATCTATAAGCTGCTCCTTGGCAATAGCTTGTTCATATTTAACCTCTGCCTTGTCTGTTACCAATTGAGCAATAATAGGGTACTCTGCATTTCTAAGGGTGAGCCTTATGTTAGAATAATCGGCAAATGTCTTGGTGTTCACATTATAACTCAAGGTATCATTGACATTTCCGAAGAAATCCTCAAATGCGTTAGGGAGCACCGTGATGTTATATTTTTGGGATTCTTCTTTTTCAAAAGATAGGTTATAGACATTTTTCAGTTCAGAAAAAGTAGAGGTAAACGGAACTTCTAGAGAATCTTTGTCTAAAACAGTGACTTGTTTCTCATCAAACCTTACAAAAGGTACCGAGCCTTTAATTTGAAAGTCTTCCCTAAAACTTAAGGTACTTGATGACAATGCTGTAATCACTAAAGAATCTCTCTCCAAATCCCTGAATTTATGGGTTAACGTGTCTACATAGGTTTTATTCTTTACCACAAAAAGAACAGAATCCCTTTCAATTTTGGGTTTGTACCAATAATAGAGAGAATCGGCCTTAGGATCTTTAGTAATACGTTTTTCTATGGTAGGAAGCGTATCGCCTATCATTTCAATTTCCATATCTTGATAATCTCCCTCATAGCCAAATGCTATTTTTTGGCCAGCAATCTGCTTTGGTCGTTCAGATTCAAAATCTAAAACTTCTTGAAACATGGTAATGGTATAAAAGGAATCTGTTGGTACAGTGACCACCCCTTCATAGAACCCTATCTTATCTGTTTTTGGTTGATAGGTATAATTTGGATTTTCCTCTTTGAGCGCTATCATTTTGTACTTACCTGCCTTGATGTTATCAATGCTAAAAATGGTAAGGCTATCTAAGGTATTGGTAATGTATTTTGGTCGTTCCTTGTAAACGGTAGAATCTGTATAGGTAGAATCCATTTCATAAAGCATGACCGATACAAAGGCATCTGGCTGGCGTTTTTCGGCATCTAAAATAGTTCCCGTGACGCGTAATGAGTCTATATAATCTCCCGTAGAAAATACATAACGGTAATAATCGTATGGATTTTCTTCATTATTATCTACAATACTCTGCCCAAAGTTAAAGGCATAAGTGGTATTATCATCAAGCGTATCATTGATAATAATTTGAATGTACTTACTGGCAACGCTTAATGGTGTGGTTGTAGGAGGAGGATCCATTGGAGGCGAGACAATCAATTGCTTCTGCAAGTTTTTCACCTTAATGTATTCATCAAAATAAATTCTAATTTCTTTCCCCTTAAAGTTCGTTGAATAGTTTTTAGGCGTTTCCCTGATGATTTTTGGCGGCTCAAGATCCTTGGCTCCACCGTCTGGCGTACCTCTACTGGCACAATTAATTGCCATTAAAGCAATAATTAAACAAACAAAAATTTGCAGGAAGATACGTTGCATGCTATAGAAGCTCTTTTTTCAATGTTAAGCAAATAAACAATTAATTTGTAGCAAACGCCAAAAAATTAACGCGGTTTTGACAAGGTCACCCCATGCTCAGTCTGTTATGGCCATTAACGCTAGGCTTAATTTGATGTCTTGTATCTTGTTCATGGCGTTAGCACAGGCTTCTATTGTAGCTCCAGTTGTAATGATATCATCAACCAAGAGCACGTGTTTTCCTCTTAGGCTGTCAAGATCTACAACCGTGAAATTTGAGTTGATGTCACTACTTCGTTTTAATCGGTCTTTGAAAACTTGGGTCTTAGAATTTGTAATTTTTACCAATGTTGTGGTATTCAATTCTGCATCCAAGGCCTTAGAGAGGGCTAAGGCAAATTTATCAACTTGATTATAGCCTCTTTTTCTGAGTTTTGCTTTGTGAAGCGGAACAGGCACTACGACTTCTATGGCTCTATAGCCTTCAAGAGTCTTTAATTCTTCACCCAGCCATTGTCCCAAAACCACCCCAATAGTCTCATGCCCTCTGTATTTCAAATTGTGCATGAGTTGCTGAACAATTCCTTTCTTTGAAAAATGCAAAAGGGCCGTTGCATTTTCAAATTTTACACGACCGTATAAGGTCTTATGGACGGCATTATTTGAATCGTCGTGAAAGTTAGTTAATGGCATTTCATGTCTGCAATTTGTACAAATATGTAGCTCGTTATCAGTTAAAAGACTGTTACATGCGTAACAAACATCTGGAAAAAATAAGTTCAACAAGTTTTTTACCATTTCAACGAAAAAAATTAATTAGAACATGTATATTCTATAGTTTCGCGCTTTACCATTTGAAAAATTAAAATGATAGTTAACCCTCAATTTTTTAACTACAGATTAATTATTGGTTCATTAATAGTTGCGGTCACCCTTTTAACGGTATTTAGTTTTACAAGTTATCAATCCATTGAGGCCCAACAACAATTTCTAGAACAGGAAAAAAATCTTGTCGAAGGCGAATTATCTGAAATGATAGAACGCTATGACGAAACCTTCCTAACTAATAATATAATCGCCTCCCAACTTCTGGACGCTAAAAGCGACGCGCAATTGGCTTTGGACTCGTTGAGAACGGTCAAAACAGATCTCTCAGCCCTTTCCAAACTAAAGCAACAGCTTAATTATCTTAAAGTTACTAATAAATCTTTATTTAGCACCATAGATTCTTTAGATGACGTCAACAGCGATTTACAATCTGAAAAGCACTTAGCATATACTGAACTTCGTCGCGAAAAAAACGAAAACCTCAGCTTAAAAAGGCAGAATGCCTCCTTAAATCGAGATATCGAGAAAGCATCACTAATTAGCGCCAATAGTTTTAAGGCTATTGGATACAGTCATGATATTGGAATCAGAAATGCCTCTAAAAAAGCGAAACACGTTTCTAGTATAGAGGTCTGTTTTGCACTTGCAGAAAACGTATTGGCTGCGTCCGGAAGAAAGAACCTCTACATTCAAATCCTTGATCCAAAAAATAATGTTGTTGCCGATAAAGGCGTGATTAATTTTGGCAAAGACCATTTGATCTACAGTCAAAAATTGATTGTAGATTACAAAAACGATGACATTGATGTTTGTTTAGACGTTAAGGCTGAAGCTAACGAAAAACCACTGCTTCCTGGCACCTATTTTATCTCTGTTTTTGAAGACGGAAGACGATTGGGAGGTACCCAACTGAATTTAAGATAATCCATTAGAAATATAATTTCAATCAAACCGCTCATTTAATTGAAGCGGTTTTTTATTTTTGTGCCATGGCAAATGATGATCAATTTAAAAAAGTAATCTCTCACGCAAAAGAGTATGGTTACGTATTTCAAAGCAGCGAAATCTATGACGGATTAAGCGCAGTATATGACTATGCCCAAAATGGCGCAGAACTCAAAAAAAATATTAGAGACTATTGGTGGAAAGCCATGGTACAAATGAATGAGAACATC
Proteins encoded in this window:
- a CDS encoding amidohydrolase; this translates as MAQTLNVAVVQTHLFWENPEQNRINLLEKLNQISSEIDLIVLPEMFNSGFTMNAKSVAETMDGETVSWMIALAKEKQAAITGSLVIKASDDFFNRLLFVYPDGTILKYDKKHTFTLAGEQNVYSAGKERLLVDYKGWKICPLVCYDLRFPVWSRNDTDYDLLLYVANWPKVRISAWDTLLKARAIENMTYCIGVNRVGLDGNGHEYSGHSAAYDVLGNRLDTALVTKDAIEIVTLDKSHIEKYRHKLGFLNDRDDFILK
- a CDS encoding Ig-like domain-containing protein gives rise to the protein MAINCASRGTPDGGAKDLEPPKIIRETPKNYSTNFKGKEIRIYFDEYIKVKNLQKQLIVSPPMDPPPTTTPLSVASKYIQIIINDTLDDNTTYAFNFGQSIVDNNEENPYDYYRYVFSTGDYIDSLRVTGTILDAEKRQPDAFVSVMLYEMDSTYTDSTVYKERPKYITNTLDSLTIFSIDNIKAGKYKMIALKEENPNYTYQPKTDKIGFYEGVVTVPTDSFYTITMFQEVLDFESERPKQIAGQKIAFGYEGDYQDMEIEMIGDTLPTIEKRITKDPKADSLYYWYKPKIERDSVLFVVKNKTYVDTLTHKFRDLERDSLVITALSSSTLSFREDFQIKGSVPFVRFDEKQVTVLDKDSLEVPFTSTFSELKNVYNLSFEKEESQKYNITVLPNAFEDFFGNVNDTLSYNVNTKTFADYSNIRLTLRNAEYPIIAQLVTDKAEVKYEQAIAKEQLIDFRNLAPGAYYLRIIFDANGNEKWDTGNFLKSTQPEHISYYPEPIDARANWDPIIDFTLK
- a CDS encoding ComF family protein, giving the protein MPLTNFHDDSNNAVHKTLYGRVKFENATALLHFSKKGIVQQLMHNLKYRGHETIGVVLGQWLGEELKTLEGYRAIEVVVPVPLHKAKLRKRGYNQVDKFALALSKALDAELNTTTLVKITNSKTQVFKDRLKRSSDINSNFTVVDLDSLRGKHVLLVDDIITTGATIEACANAMNKIQDIKLSLALMAITD